Proteins encoded within one genomic window of Salipaludibacillus agaradhaerens:
- a CDS encoding class I SAM-dependent methyltransferase, whose protein sequence is MGNTDKFEMIANTYDTPDRMKIAKVSSDAIRQYLVDAKSKKAIDFGCGTGLVGMNLLNEFDSLLFLDTSPNMINQIKQKITDVNNQNVDTLCFDIEKENLSGVHADYVFMAQVLLHIEDVKLVLSRLFDVLNEGGHLLIVDFNKNENIVSDMVHNGFNPEELTDIMTKIGYKDIQFKTIYTGSKIFMGHDASMFILDAKKE, encoded by the coding sequence ATGGGAAATACGGATAAATTTGAAATGATTGCTAATACGTATGACACGCCTGATAGAATGAAGATTGCAAAGGTATCCTCTGATGCCATCCGCCAGTATTTAGTTGATGCTAAAAGTAAGAAAGCAATTGATTTTGGATGTGGTACTGGACTTGTGGGAATGAATTTGTTAAATGAATTTGATTCGCTGCTTTTTTTAGATACGTCACCAAACATGATTAATCAAATTAAGCAAAAAATAACTGATGTTAATAATCAAAATGTAGACACGTTATGTTTTGATATTGAAAAGGAAAATTTATCGGGTGTTCATGCTGATTATGTTTTTATGGCTCAGGTTCTACTCCATATTGAGGATGTCAAATTAGTTTTATCACGCCTATTTGATGTGCTAAATGAAGGAGGACATTTACTAATAGTAGATTTTAATAAGAATGAAAATATTGTTTCAGATATGGTGCATAATGGATTTAACCCAGAAGAATTAACTGATATCATGACAAAAATAGGGTACAAAGATATTCAATTTAAAACTATTTATACCGGCAGTAAAATATTCATGGGGCACGATGCGTCGATGTTTATTTTAGATGCAAAAAAAGAGTAA
- a CDS encoding arsenic resistance protein, whose product MGLLEKLYSLIIFLAVVVGLSLGQIDLIRAYAESFILPLLVAMLYITFLHIPIEEITTSLRNIKFTSTSLIINFLWTPLLAWLLASTFLWNHPAIFIGFIMLMVTPCTDWYLIFTGMAKGNVALSTAILPLNLVLQVILLPVYLLIFGGTTGVIELPFLIESVFVVIFIPLMLAILTKILLKNKQQFADNLLSKLSALPIIFLSLAIMAMFSSQGKLLIENLDLMWKITLPIFFFFIINFIIGQKVGRFMSFSYKERASLSLTTLARNSPIALAIAMTAFPEQPLIALTLVIGPLLELPILAIITQLLLVTAKSEEN is encoded by the coding sequence ATGGGTTTACTAGAGAAGTTATATTCTTTAATTATATTTTTAGCAGTGGTTGTTGGATTAAGTTTAGGACAAATCGACCTCATAAGAGCCTATGCAGAAAGCTTTATTCTGCCTTTGTTAGTTGCAATGCTTTATATCACATTTTTACATATCCCAATTGAAGAGATAACGACATCTCTTAGAAACATCAAGTTTACCTCTACCTCACTCATTATCAATTTCTTGTGGACGCCTCTATTAGCGTGGCTATTAGCATCCACTTTTTTATGGAATCATCCGGCTATTTTTATTGGCTTTATCATGCTAATGGTTACCCCATGTACTGATTGGTACTTAATATTTACAGGAATGGCAAAAGGAAATGTGGCTTTATCAACGGCCATTTTACCTTTGAATTTAGTGTTGCAAGTGATACTTTTACCTGTCTACTTACTGATATTTGGAGGAACGACAGGAGTCATTGAACTCCCATTTTTAATAGAGAGTGTCTTCGTGGTCATATTTATTCCTCTAATGCTAGCCATTCTTACAAAAATACTTCTAAAGAACAAGCAACAATTTGCTGATAACCTCTTATCTAAATTAAGTGCACTTCCAATTATTTTTCTAAGCCTTGCGATCATGGCCATGTTCTCATCACAAGGTAAGTTGTTAATTGAGAACTTAGACCTTATGTGGAAAATAACCCTCCCAATCTTTTTCTTTTTCATCATCAATTTTATTATTGGACAAAAAGTTGGGCGATTCATGTCATTTTCTTATAAAGAGAGAGCGAGTTTAAGCTTAACGACATTGGCGAGAAATTCACCTATCGCCTTAGCTATTGCCATGACAGCCTTTCCTGAACAACCGCTTATAGCGCTAACGTTGGTGATCGGTCCATTATTAGAATTACCTATTCTAGCTATCATCACCCAACTTTTGTTAGTAACGGCGAAGAGTGAAGAAAATTAG